One genomic region from Anabaena sp. PCC 7108 encodes:
- a CDS encoding VOC family protein, whose amino-acid sequence MSSRTDVQVERIISIRLTVKNCDRSLDFYTQALGFELVSDLTVEGQDYSDLEGVNEAKIRIITLRLGDELIELMEYFNIQGKPIPSDSQSNDLWFQHLAIVVSDMDRAYAHLRSFPMEPISVNPQTIPPDNETSGGVRAFKFKDPDGHFLELIWFPRDKGQKKWHQNTNRLFLGIDHSAIAISNTEQSLHFYRDLLGMQIDSHSFNWRATQTRLDNLPGAEVKITALRPIQDGVGIELLDYIVPGHGRPIPSDWQSCDIANMQIEIVVNDIEQAIDRLQQNQVKFVSTEIVPHGKSCLVKDPDGHAILLLSRNESFYSEGTGNREQEKLMFLNMRLK is encoded by the coding sequence ATGTCTAGTCGAACTGATGTACAAGTAGAAAGAATTATATCTATTAGATTAACAGTAAAAAATTGTGATCGTTCTTTGGATTTCTATACACAAGCTCTTGGTTTTGAACTCGTTTCTGATCTGACTGTAGAAGGACAGGATTACAGTGATTTAGAAGGGGTAAATGAGGCAAAAATTCGGATTATTACTTTGCGACTTGGAGATGAATTAATCGAGTTAATGGAGTATTTTAATATTCAGGGTAAACCAATTCCCAGTGATTCACAAAGTAATGATTTGTGGTTTCAACATTTAGCAATTGTGGTGAGTGATATGGATCGCGCCTATGCTCATTTGCGCTCATTTCCTATGGAACCAATTTCAGTTAATCCCCAGACTATACCACCTGATAATGAAACCTCTGGTGGTGTTCGTGCTTTCAAGTTTAAAGACCCTGATGGTCATTTTTTAGAGTTAATTTGGTTTCCGCGTGATAAAGGACAAAAGAAATGGCATCAAAATACAAATCGCTTATTTTTAGGAATCGATCATAGTGCAATCGCTATTTCTAATACTGAACAAAGTCTACACTTTTACCGTGACCTTTTGGGAATGCAAATTGATAGCCATAGTTTCAACTGGCGTGCGACTCAAACTCGCTTGGATAATTTACCCGGAGCAGAAGTCAAAATCACAGCCTTACGACCTATTCAAGATGGTGTAGGAATTGAATTACTAGACTATATTGTGCCTGGTCACGGTCGCCCTATACCCAGTGATTGGCAAAGCTGTGATATTGCAAATATGCAAATTGAAATTGTTGTCAATGACATTGAACAAGCTATAGATAGACTACAGCAAAATCAGGTTAAATTTGTGTCAACAGAAATTGTACCTCATGGTAAGAGTTGTTTAGTTAAAGACCCTGATGGACACGCAATATTGCTACTGTCTAGAAATGAAAGCTTTTATTCAGAGGGAACGGGCAACAGGGAACAGGAAAAACTCATGTTTTTAAACATGAGATTGAAATAA
- a CDS encoding AI-2E family transporter, with translation MANFRDRENGQSRLTHGAPLAVLLAATLYILYHLLPVLELLAIAALIALVLRTLLQFLQKLVKSQDVAVLLLIGLIVGFGVLLAGIVIPNAISELQNLLITLPDYLNRLTGDVEQLRRKFTFIPDISLSLIQLRNFINQLLGRVPIFLSQAFNSTVELIATVVLALYMAYDPNSLVNGILRLIPRRHHQQFTRVLNACQTRLRGWIFGTGIAMIFLGVGAAFGLWILGIPSAFAFATIAGLFEIIPYFGSIVGTFLPALVALSISPIKFVFVLILFLILNQIDAHLIQPLVMGRQVNIHPVMVIVTFLVMGKLFGFIGVLLAVPAAAIMVTLIDEFTVKESEPELPLTEE, from the coding sequence ATGGCAAATTTTAGAGATAGAGAAAATGGACAATCTCGGTTAACTCATGGCGCACCATTGGCAGTCCTACTTGCAGCAACACTCTACATCTTATATCACCTTTTACCAGTCTTAGAACTATTAGCTATTGCCGCCTTAATTGCTTTAGTTTTGCGAACCCTATTACAGTTTTTACAAAAACTAGTTAAATCACAGGATGTTGCCGTTTTGCTATTAATTGGATTAATAGTTGGTTTTGGTGTATTGCTGGCTGGTATAGTCATACCTAACGCTATCTCTGAGCTTCAAAATTTACTCATCACATTGCCAGATTATCTCAATAGATTGACGGGAGATGTTGAGCAACTACGGCGCAAATTTACCTTTATTCCTGACATATCCCTATCCCTAATACAATTGCGGAACTTTATCAATCAGTTATTAGGTAGAGTTCCAATTTTTTTGAGTCAAGCCTTCAATTCCACAGTCGAATTGATAGCGACGGTAGTTTTAGCACTGTATATGGCTTACGACCCTAACTCTTTGGTAAATGGTATTCTCCGGTTAATTCCTCGCCGACATCACCAACAGTTTACACGAGTCCTCAACGCTTGCCAAACCAGACTCCGTGGTTGGATTTTTGGTACAGGAATTGCGATGATCTTTCTGGGAGTAGGGGCAGCATTTGGACTATGGATTTTGGGGATTCCCTCAGCTTTTGCTTTTGCCACTATTGCGGGTTTATTCGAGATTATTCCTTACTTTGGTTCGATTGTCGGGACTTTTTTACCAGCATTAGTAGCACTGAGCATTTCACCGATAAAGTTCGTATTTGTTCTGATCCTATTTTTAATTCTGAATCAAATAGATGCTCATCTGATTCAACCATTGGTAATGGGGCGGCAAGTTAATATACATCCTGTCATGGTAATTGTCACGTTTCTGGTTATGGGGAAATTATTCGGATTTATTGGAGTGCTACTTGCAGTTCCAGCAGCTGCTATCATGGTGACACTAATAGATGAATTCACGGTTAAGGAATCGGAACCGGAATTGCCGCTGACAGAGGAATAA
- a CDS encoding TSUP family transporter: MTNILLYLFLGLLAGFISGLVGIGGGVLIVPVLVFWFGLSQHEAQGTTLALLVPPIGLLAAWAYYQQGYVDLKIAAFICLGFFLGGFLGAKLAISLSNHVLEKVFGFAILAIALKMIFSD, from the coding sequence ATGACTAACATTTTACTTTACTTATTTTTGGGTTTACTAGCAGGATTTATCAGTGGGCTGGTGGGTATTGGTGGCGGAGTATTGATTGTTCCCGTTCTAGTTTTTTGGTTTGGTTTATCACAGCATGAAGCTCAAGGTACAACATTGGCATTATTAGTCCCACCGATTGGATTACTTGCTGCGTGGGCATATTATCAGCAAGGTTATGTAGATTTGAAAATAGCAGCTTTCATTTGTCTAGGATTTTTTCTGGGAGGGTTTTTGGGTGCTAAACTGGCAATTTCACTATCTAATCATGTTTTAGAAAAAGTGTTTGGATTTGCAATATTAGCTATCGCCCTCAAAATGATATTTTCAGACTAA
- a CDS encoding DoxX family protein encodes MIYQFVLGLAITLWILPQGIAFLLAAVNHPFLGPYLLSSLVHAYPSGVSGLALLLLRVSVGGLFMIHGYPKVLHLRQWANSIKTPVFLCFLSAWTMLGGGLFLILGFLTLLATLPILASMLFAIVLHLIESKPFIAKDPYLISEDQYQGPLGKGEPPSWEKAFMYCVMLIALAVFGPGAYSLDALIFGQ; translated from the coding sequence ATGATTTATCAATTTGTTCTGGGTTTAGCGATTACGCTGTGGATACTACCCCAGGGAATCGCTTTTCTATTAGCTGCGGTTAATCATCCATTTCTCGGACCATATCTGTTGAGTTCTCTTGTCCATGCTTATCCTAGCGGAGTTTCAGGATTAGCACTTTTACTGCTGAGAGTTAGTGTTGGTGGTTTGTTTATGATCCACGGTTATCCTAAAGTATTACATCTGCGTCAGTGGGCTAATTCTATCAAAACACCTGTGTTTCTTTGCTTTTTGTCAGCATGGACGATGTTAGGTGGGGGATTATTCCTGATTTTGGGATTTCTCACACTTTTGGCAACTTTGCCGATTTTGGCTTCGATGTTGTTTGCGATCGTATTACATTTAATTGAAAGCAAACCTTTTATAGCTAAAGATCCCTATTTAATTTCCGAAGATCAGTATCAAGGACCATTAGGAAAAGGTGAACCGCCAAGTTGGGAAAAGGCGTTTATGTATTGTGTCATGTTGATAGCGCTCGCCGTATTTGGTCCTGGTGCATATTCCCTAGATGCTCTCATTTTTGGACAGTGA
- a CDS encoding SMP-30/gluconolactonase/LRE family protein: MAETMEIYDDRLRAIVPMDASLQKLANGAVHSEGPVYFHEDDSVIWSDAHGNRLLRWSPTENVSVIREPSDYQSGNYRDLEGRLVACSSGLRAIIRREHNGEWQVLVDRYQGKRLNSPNDLVVKSDRTIWFTDPPYGITEPNQGYGGEQEQPGSYVYRFDPATGEIDPVVTDMVRPNGLAFSPDERLLYVSDTAAFNIPGGPHHIRVYEVVDNRHVKNGRVFATIEPGQPDGFRVDEYGNVFTSSQDSVQIYAADGTLLGKIFVPEICANLTFGGKEHERLFITAGHSLYAIDLNTRGVQL; encoded by the coding sequence ATGGCTGAAACTATGGAAATTTATGATGATCGCTTGCGGGCTATTGTCCCGATGGATGCTTCACTGCAAAAGCTGGCTAATGGTGCAGTCCATAGCGAGGGTCCAGTTTACTTCCACGAAGACGATAGCGTTATCTGGAGTGATGCTCACGGTAATCGTCTGTTGCGCTGGAGTCCGACTGAGAACGTGAGTGTGATCCGAGAACCATCTGATTACCAAAGCGGTAATTACAGAGATTTAGAGGGTCGTTTAGTTGCCTGTTCGTCGGGTTTGCGTGCTATTATCCGCCGTGAACATAATGGGGAATGGCAGGTTTTAGTTGATCGCTATCAGGGTAAACGCCTCAATAGTCCCAATGATTTGGTAGTTAAAAGCGATCGCACAATTTGGTTTACTGACCCTCCCTATGGCATTACTGAACCAAACCAAGGTTATGGAGGTGAGCAAGAACAGCCGGGAAGTTACGTATATCGCTTTGATCCAGCAACTGGTGAAATTGATCCTGTCGTCACTGATATGGTACGTCCTAATGGGCTGGCTTTTAGTCCAGATGAAAGGCTTTTGTATGTTTCAGATACAGCCGCCTTTAATATTCCTGGAGGACCTCATCATATTCGAGTTTACGAGGTTGTAGATAATCGCCATGTAAAAAATGGCCGTGTGTTCGCAACTATTGAACCAGGACAACCAGATGGATTTCGGGTTGATGAATATGGCAATGTTTTTACTAGTTCTCAAGATAGTGTGCAGATATACGCCGCTGACGGGACTCTATTAGGAAAAATTTTCGTACCAGAAATATGCGCGAATCTAACTTTTGGCGGGAAAGAACATGAACGCTTATTTATTACCGCTGGTCATTCTCTATATGCTATTGACCTGAATACCCGTGGTGTCCAGTTATGA
- a CDS encoding GMC oxidoreductase — protein sequence MASIKEHYDIIIIGTGAGGGTLVHRLAPTGKKILVLERGDFLPREKANWNPEEVYQKHHYHTHEEWYNQEGKAFQPQTGYWVGGNTKLYGAALIRLRERDFTKVVHKGGISPEWPLKYQDFEPYYTQAEKLYEVHGKEGEDPTEPPRSESYPYPAVSHEPDMQAIADGIRKLGYYPFHLPLGLKLNESDLINSRCIRCDTFDGYPCLLGAKADAEVNAIRPTWEKYSNFTLKTNAKVLRLHTNESGREITSVETEIAGEKHYFAGDIVVVACGSVNSAALLLRSANDQHPQGLANSSDQVGRNFMKQLETAIVSIHLEVNHANFQKTIAVNDFYWGEPDFLYPMGMVQNTGNVLADMIPAEAPPLMAPLVKLIPHHERHLLAERSVGWWLQTEDLPDPNNRIRVVGDKIHVDYTVNNTVAGDRLIHRWTSVLKTIPRAAKHVLPFSIYPRTHLPEQAVAHQCGSCRFGTDPKTSVLDLNCRTHDIHNLYVVDSSFFPSNSGANPTLTIMANALRVGDFLAAVLR from the coding sequence ATGGCGAGTATCAAAGAACATTATGACATCATTATTATCGGTACAGGAGCAGGTGGAGGGACATTAGTTCACCGCCTTGCACCCACAGGTAAAAAAATTCTAGTGCTAGAAAGAGGCGACTTTTTACCGAGAGAGAAAGCTAACTGGAATCCAGAGGAAGTTTATCAAAAACATCATTACCATACTCATGAAGAATGGTATAACCAGGAAGGCAAAGCCTTTCAACCCCAGACAGGTTATTGGGTTGGCGGTAATACTAAACTTTACGGTGCGGCTCTAATTAGATTGCGAGAAAGAGATTTTACAAAGGTAGTTCATAAAGGCGGAATTTCTCCAGAATGGCCTTTAAAATATCAAGATTTTGAGCCGTACTACACACAGGCAGAAAAGTTATATGAGGTGCATGGTAAAGAAGGTGAAGATCCCACAGAACCACCTCGTAGCGAGTCATATCCTTATCCAGCAGTAAGTCATGAACCGGATATGCAAGCAATTGCTGATGGTATCCGCAAACTGGGTTACTATCCCTTTCATTTACCACTAGGATTAAAGCTGAATGAAAGCGATCTCATAAATAGTCGTTGTATTCGTTGCGATACTTTTGATGGATACCCTTGTCTGTTAGGAGCAAAAGCTGATGCTGAGGTAAACGCTATTCGTCCTACCTGGGAAAAGTATAGTAATTTCACTCTTAAAACTAATGCTAAAGTCTTACGACTGCATACTAATGAATCAGGGCGAGAAATCACAAGTGTAGAAACTGAAATCGCCGGCGAAAAACATTATTTTGCCGGTGATATTGTCGTTGTTGCTTGTGGTTCTGTTAACTCTGCTGCCTTGCTGTTACGCTCTGCTAATGATCAACATCCCCAGGGATTAGCTAACAGTTCTGATCAAGTGGGGCGAAATTTCATGAAACAACTGGAAACAGCGATAGTTTCCATCCATTTAGAAGTGAATCACGCCAACTTTCAAAAAACCATCGCTGTTAATGATTTTTATTGGGGAGAGCCAGATTTTCTTTATCCGATGGGTATGGTACAGAATACGGGCAATGTCCTTGCCGATATGATTCCCGCAGAAGCACCGCCATTAATGGCTCCATTGGTTAAATTAATTCCTCACCATGAGCGCCATTTGCTGGCGGAGAGGTCTGTGGGCTGGTGGTTGCAGACAGAAGATTTACCAGATCCAAATAATCGGATTCGAGTTGTGGGTGACAAAATTCATGTTGACTATACAGTAAATAATACTGTGGCTGGCGATCGCTTAATCCATCGTTGGACATCTGTACTCAAAACCATCCCCCGTGCTGCTAAACACGTCCTACCATTTAGTATTTACCCCCGCACTCACTTACCAGAACAAGCAGTTGCTCATCAATGTGGCAGTTGTCGCTTTGGCACAGACCCCAAAACCTCAGTCCTTGATCTCAATTGCCGTACCCATGATATTCATAATCTTTACGTGGTAGATAGTAGTTTTTTTCCTTCCAATTCAGGTGCTAACCCGACATTAACAATTATGGCCAATGCCTTGCGGGTTGGCGATTTTCTGGCAGCAGTGCTTCGTTAA
- the ltrA gene encoding group II intron reverse transcriptase/maturase, giving the protein MQVTVNRTKGQTDWNCVNWRKANRIVRNLRQRIFRAKTEGNLKKVRSLQKLMLRSHSNRLVSVRKVTQYNRGRNTPGIDKVVVKTATARGQLVDKLTVYSPWKSSPARRIYIPKANGKKRPLGIPVIQDRAIQAMVKNALEPEWEAIFERSSYGFRPGRSPHDAIASIYNLARPNKRKKWVVDADISQCFDNISHIFLLERLTGFPARELIKQWLLAGYMEAGSWHPTDAGTPQGSVVSTLLANIALHGMESALGVKYNKDGELRAARALVRYADDFVVFCETLEDAENVIQILNNWMQVRGLTLSQEKTKISHLAVGFDFLGFNIRHYQDQTTKTGWKLLIKPSKKSVLNIRSKLRSEWRNCKGKPVDAVVKKLNPIIRGQANYFRNGVSSKIFNSLDHWLYEKQKMYAKRTHRNKSDSWRKAKYWGNLNFDRPFDRWVFGNKQTGAYMLKFTWFKIERHILVKGKSSPDDPNLRDYWIKRQEAKAKSELIKSRQKIAQRQQYVCPVCGESLLNDEELHLHHKKPKSQGGGDNYGNLQLVHLYCHQQIHSGTTSSLRLA; this is encoded by the coding sequence ATGCAGGTAACTGTAAACAGAACCAAGGGACAAACAGATTGGAATTGCGTTAATTGGCGCAAGGCTAATCGGATTGTTCGGAATTTGAGACAACGAATCTTTAGGGCAAAAACTGAGGGCAACCTGAAAAAGGTACGCTCTCTCCAGAAACTGATGCTACGTAGCCATTCTAATCGCCTAGTTAGCGTTAGAAAAGTGACGCAGTATAACAGAGGTCGAAACACACCAGGAATAGATAAAGTAGTAGTTAAAACTGCTACAGCCAGGGGTCAGTTAGTAGATAAATTAACTGTTTATTCTCCCTGGAAATCATCACCAGCACGACGAATTTACATCCCAAAAGCTAATGGGAAGAAACGACCTTTAGGAATCCCAGTCATACAAGACCGTGCCATCCAGGCAATGGTTAAAAATGCCTTAGAACCCGAATGGGAAGCAATTTTTGAAAGGTCAAGTTACGGTTTCCGACCAGGACGCAGCCCCCATGATGCTATTGCCAGTATCTATAACCTCGCCCGTCCCAATAAACGGAAGAAATGGGTGGTAGATGCAGATATCTCGCAATGTTTTGACAACATTTCGCATATTTTTCTGTTAGAGCGATTAACAGGCTTTCCAGCCCGTGAATTAATTAAACAATGGCTACTAGCAGGATATATGGAAGCGGGTTCATGGCATCCTACAGATGCAGGTACACCGCAAGGGTCTGTTGTCAGTACGTTGTTAGCGAATATAGCTTTACATGGCATGGAATCTGCTCTTGGAGTTAAATATAACAAGGATGGAGAACTCCGTGCAGCAAGAGCTTTGGTGAGATACGCCGATGATTTTGTGGTGTTCTGTGAAACACTTGAAGATGCAGAAAATGTTATTCAAATCCTCAATAATTGGATGCAAGTCAGGGGGCTTACCCTCTCCCAGGAGAAAACCAAAATATCGCATCTTGCAGTAGGTTTTGACTTCTTGGGTTTCAATATCAGGCACTATCAAGACCAAACTACTAAAACTGGATGGAAGCTGTTAATTAAACCTAGCAAAAAGTCTGTGCTAAATATTCGGAGTAAACTGCGTTCCGAATGGCGTAACTGTAAAGGTAAACCAGTAGATGCAGTGGTTAAAAAGCTTAATCCGATTATTCGGGGACAAGCCAATTACTTCCGAAATGGGGTATCCTCAAAAATTTTCAATTCTCTTGACCACTGGTTATATGAGAAGCAGAAAATGTATGCCAAACGCACCCATCGAAATAAATCCGATAGCTGGCGTAAGGCTAAATATTGGGGGAATCTAAATTTTGATAGACCATTTGACCGATGGGTATTCGGTAATAAACAAACCGGAGCCTATATGTTGAAATTTACTTGGTTCAAGATTGAAAGGCACATTCTTGTTAAGGGTAAATCATCACCCGATGACCCCAATTTAAGGGACTACTGGATTAAACGACAGGAAGCTAAAGCTAAATCCGAATTAATCAAAAGTAGACAGAAGATAGCCCAAAGGCAACAATATGTCTGTCCTGTATGCGGGGAATCTCTATTAAATGATGAGGAGTTACATCTTCATCATAAAAAGCCCAAATCGCAGGGTGGTGGTGACAATTACGGCAACCTACAACTCGTACATCTGTACTGCCATCAGCAAATACATTCTGGAACAACAAGTAGTTTGAGACTTGCTTGA
- the pyrE gene encoding orotate phosphoribosyltransferase: MTYSTETSTYSDIWAAITDLTTLRQKLLDLFCQLAYQEGDFVLSSGQRSSYYINGKQVTLHPQGAVAVGRLLLSMLPENTQAVAGLTLGADPIVSAVSVISVYENRPLPALIIRKEAKGHGTMAYIEGPTLPEGANVVVLEDVVTTGQSALKAVERLQAAGYTVDTVISLIDRLQGGAELYQSAGLKFVALFTITDLQERYREIN; encoded by the coding sequence ATGACTTATTCTACTGAAACCTCTACCTATTCAGATATTTGGGCAGCTATTACAGATTTAACTACTCTGCGTCAGAAGTTACTAGATTTATTTTGCCAACTTGCTTATCAAGAAGGTGATTTTGTTCTTTCTTCTGGACAACGTAGTTCTTACTATATTAATGGCAAACAGGTAACACTTCATCCCCAAGGTGCTGTGGCTGTGGGCAGGTTATTGTTATCCATGCTACCTGAAAATACACAAGCTGTAGCAGGTTTAACGCTGGGGGCTGATCCTATTGTCTCAGCGGTGAGTGTGATTTCTGTCTATGAAAATCGCCCTTTACCAGCTTTGATTATTCGCAAAGAAGCTAAAGGTCATGGGACAATGGCTTATATTGAAGGTCCGACTTTGCCAGAGGGTGCAAATGTGGTGGTTTTGGAAGATGTGGTGACGACTGGACAGTCTGCACTCAAGGCGGTGGAGCGTTTGCAAGCAGCGGGTTATACAGTGGATACTGTAATTTCCCTGATAGATAGGCTGCAAGGGGGAGCAGAGTTATATCAGTCTGCTGGATTGAAATTTGTAGCCTTATTTACAATTACGGATCTTCAGGAACGGTATCGAGAAATAAATTGA
- a CDS encoding phage/plasmid primase, P4 family — protein MPQKLDANQHLQDRDNEIGISSKTKQGIPKADILGAEIAEKYRGKWIFNCEANCWMVYELDQVGIWSKVTDYYIEGLINKELKEQEIAGYGASSYITNIISKVKLELIEVGWKEQSPTELLPFQNCVLEIATGNTFNHSPEYRFTWCLPRQFDNSSDEFPLINQWLDEVTDNNESVKEILLCYLAAILKGRSDLQQFLHLVGSGGTGKSTFVKLAQSLIGDNNVCSTTLKDFCTKGFGVANAFKKRLVVFPDQDRYKAEVQKFKSLTGQDELQAEEKYKQPFQFRFDGMVIMASNAPVFDGCNLSWLTRRQILVPFNKTVDKNKRRDLEKEFQPELNALTQYLLDISDDKVTQVLRNASDNPELAQHNLEQQIASNPIAGWIDECVIRDAKSKCQVGSDKTNKNTLFGNYTEWCRKSGNYALSSRYFSQNLLDFCTSTMGWKDIKKLRNKKCNLIDGLRLREAGKDDHLLSPLEVSVECNLHSEG, from the coding sequence ATGCCACAAAAGTTAGATGCTAATCAACATCTACAAGACAGAGATAATGAAATTGGCATTAGTTCAAAAACTAAACAAGGAATTCCAAAAGCTGATATTTTAGGGGCGGAAATAGCTGAAAAATATAGAGGAAAATGGATATTTAACTGTGAAGCAAATTGTTGGATGGTTTATGAATTAGATCAGGTTGGTATTTGGAGTAAAGTAACCGATTACTATATTGAAGGATTAATTAATAAAGAACTAAAGGAGCAAGAAATCGCTGGTTATGGAGCTTCTAGCTATATAACTAACATTATTAGTAAAGTTAAACTTGAATTGATAGAGGTTGGTTGGAAAGAACAATCTCCTACTGAACTACTACCATTTCAGAACTGCGTATTAGAAATAGCTACAGGAAACACTTTCAATCATTCACCAGAATATCGGTTTACTTGGTGTTTACCCCGTCAATTTGATAACTCTAGTGATGAGTTTCCATTGATCAATCAATGGTTAGATGAGGTTACAGATAATAATGAATCAGTTAAAGAAATTCTATTATGTTACCTAGCTGCAATTCTGAAAGGTCGTTCTGACCTCCAACAGTTCTTGCATTTAGTTGGTTCTGGTGGTACAGGTAAAAGTACATTTGTTAAACTCGCACAATCGCTAATAGGTGATAACAACGTATGTAGCACTACTTTAAAAGACTTTTGTACTAAAGGTTTTGGGGTTGCTAATGCTTTCAAAAAGCGTTTGGTAGTATTTCCAGATCAAGATAGATATAAGGCAGAGGTGCAAAAGTTTAAGTCACTTACAGGACAAGATGAACTTCAGGCAGAAGAAAAATATAAACAACCGTTTCAATTTAGATTTGATGGTATGGTAATCATGGCATCAAACGCTCCTGTTTTTGATGGTTGTAACTTATCTTGGTTGACAAGGAGACAAATTTTAGTTCCTTTCAATAAGACTGTAGATAAAAATAAACGTAGAGATTTAGAAAAAGAGTTTCAACCGGAATTAAACGCATTAACTCAATATCTACTGGATATTTCTGATGATAAAGTTACTCAAGTATTGAGAAACGCAAGCGATAATCCAGAACTCGCTCAACATAATTTGGAACAACAAATAGCTAGTAATCCTATTGCGGGTTGGATTGATGAATGTGTTATTAGAGATGCCAAGAGTAAGTGTCAAGTAGGAAGCGATAAGACAAATAAAAATACTTTATTTGGTAACTATACAGAATGGTGTCGTAAGTCTGGTAATTACGCTCTTAGTTCACGCTACTTTAGCCAAAATCTACTAGACTTTTGCACCTCTACGATGGGGTGGAAAGATATTAAGAAACTACGTAATAAAAAGTGTAATTTGATTGACGGGTTGAGATTACGTGAGGCTGGTAAGGATGATCATCTTCTTTCACCACTAGAAGTCAGTGTAGAGTGCAACCTACACAGTGAAGGGTGA
- a CDS encoding competence protein CoiA family protein → MDNAISIYLGGEEVYAKNCNFNSYLELGLICPVCEQEVYLRRGDIKEPYFAHFHASNYRQVKQCSRRVSSDETATETNEFIEDRGQRLKIFQDHFLSKFSIENSKIVDDVNFKKWINSKKGGNNKAINNILLESVEYFIIYRQQMTDKYLKGGQNQLKD, encoded by the coding sequence ATGGATAATGCAATCTCAATATATCTAGGTGGTGAAGAAGTTTATGCAAAGAACTGTAATTTTAATTCATATTTAGAACTTGGTTTAATTTGTCCTGTTTGTGAGCAAGAAGTTTATCTAAGAAGGGGTGATATTAAAGAACCTTATTTTGCTCACTTTCATGCTAGTAATTATAGACAAGTGAAACAATGTAGCCGGAGAGTATCATCAGATGAAACTGCTACAGAAACAAATGAATTTATTGAAGATAGGGGACAAAGATTAAAGATATTTCAAGATCATTTTTTAAGTAAATTTTCTATTGAAAACTCGAAAATTGTTGATGACGTAAATTTTAAAAAATGGATTAATTCAAAAAAAGGTGGAAACAATAAAGCAATCAATAATATTCTTCTAGAAAGTGTTGAGTATTTTATAATATATCGACAACAAATGACAGATAAATATCTGAAGGGGGGACAAAATCAACTAAAAGACTGA